In Deinococcus misasensis DSM 22328, a single window of DNA contains:
- a CDS encoding carbohydrate ABC transporter permease: MSNQPSAPTQVALSNKRPSSLAMKLKNFTVPFFMMAPFLVLFLVFTVIPVFWSLYLSFTEYNAIQAPRFIGTQNYEELLADPRFFKALSNTTFYVVTSVVLSNVLGLALAMVFGSQKWSDQFFRSVFFLPSIAGGLAITAVWKWIFNSEDFGLMNTILSIFHIDPVRFLGDPRYAMPITVVIAVWGGMGYSMILYLAGLRSVPSELYEAAAIDGANPTQRFFRITIPLLKPTILFVVITGIIGAFQVFDGPYLLFASVANTGGILDSGLTLVMLLFDKGFRLLELGKASALAWILLVIIFVLTLINMRLGRSNQES; the protein is encoded by the coding sequence ATGAGCAATCAGCCCAGCGCGCCCACCCAAGTTGCCCTTTCCAACAAACGCCCTTCCAGTCTGGCCATGAAACTGAAAAATTTTACGGTGCCTTTTTTCATGATGGCGCCCTTCCTGGTTTTGTTTCTGGTCTTCACCGTGATTCCCGTTTTTTGGTCTTTGTACCTGAGTTTCACGGAATACAATGCCATTCAAGCCCCCAGATTTATAGGCACACAAAACTACGAGGAATTGCTTGCTGACCCTCGCTTTTTCAAAGCCCTGAGCAACACCACTTTTTATGTGGTGACCTCAGTGGTGCTCAGCAATGTTTTGGGTCTGGCCCTCGCCATGGTTTTTGGCTCTCAAAAATGGTCAGATCAATTTTTCCGTTCGGTGTTCTTCCTGCCCTCCATTGCCGGAGGTTTGGCCATCACTGCCGTATGGAAATGGATTTTTAACTCCGAAGATTTCGGTCTGATGAACACCATCCTCAGCATCTTCCACATCGATCCTGTGCGCTTTTTGGGTGATCCCAGATATGCCATGCCCATCACAGTGGTGATTGCCGTTTGGGGTGGAATGGGGTACAGCATGATCCTGTACCTTGCCGGTTTGAGAAGTGTTCCTTCAGAGCTTTATGAAGCTGCCGCCATTGACGGTGCCAACCCCACCCAGAGGTTCTTCCGCATCACCATTCCTTTGTTGAAACCCACCATCCTCTTTGTGGTGATCACAGGCATCATTGGTGCTTTCCAGGTGTTCGATGGACCCTACCTGTTGTTCGCCAGCGTGGCCAACACCGGTGGCATCCTTGACTCGGGTCTGACCCTGGTGATGTTGCTGTTCGACAAAGGTTTCCGTTTGCTGGAACTGGGCAAAGCATCTGCTCTGGCATGGATTCTGCTCGTGATCATCTTCGTTCTGACCCTGATCAACATGCGTCTGGGTCGTTCCAACCAGGAAAGCTGA
- a CDS encoding extracellular solute-binding protein, translating into MKLKTLTAVLAASLSVAQAEKLTIWMVGDDNNGTRIMQAAADLFQTKNKDVTFEIRNIPWSDAYTKYLAAIASKSGPDIITGGLSFGISLGKQGGLVNIGKEYPAFAAQVKKVAQKGVMKSITSLDGSLYAVPYNLDVQLMYYRKDTLKDMKISLPKNWDQLTKANDKLKAAGKKPFMQQWGNANWLGFFPFFYQAGGEFYDDKCSKSTINSTEGVQALKYYAELYTKYKAPTDGWPDIEAALDSGDAALTSTGPWTLASIDASRPKLQGKWGIAKMPAGPSGKSTAFIGGSTIMVMSYSKNKDLAMKYLQHLYTTSAARAMINASTKLGSLWIPARTDLASLLNLPADRKSALIAQLKDAEGPSNCPGWEESGDAVTQAIQQVIFSGQDPKAALDAAAKVMDRNLAKR; encoded by the coding sequence ATGAAGCTCAAAACCCTGACCGCAGTTCTTGCCGCCTCTTTATCCGTAGCCCAGGCCGAAAAACTCACCATCTGGATGGTGGGGGACGACAACAACGGCACCCGCATCATGCAAGCTGCTGCAGACCTGTTCCAAACCAAGAACAAGGATGTGACCTTCGAAATTCGCAACATTCCTTGGTCTGACGCCTACACCAAATATCTGGCTGCCATTGCATCCAAGAGTGGTCCAGACATCATCACTGGGGGTCTTTCCTTTGGGATTTCTCTGGGCAAACAAGGCGGTCTGGTCAACATTGGCAAGGAATACCCTGCTTTTGCTGCACAGGTGAAAAAAGTGGCTCAGAAAGGGGTCATGAAATCCATTACCTCTCTGGATGGCTCCTTGTACGCTGTTCCTTACAACCTTGATGTTCAGTTGATGTACTACCGCAAAGACACCCTCAAAGACATGAAGATCAGCTTGCCCAAAAACTGGGACCAACTGACCAAAGCCAACGACAAGCTGAAAGCTGCTGGCAAAAAACCCTTCATGCAACAGTGGGGCAACGCCAACTGGCTGGGCTTCTTCCCCTTCTTCTATCAGGCAGGCGGAGAATTCTACGACGACAAGTGCAGCAAATCCACCATCAACAGCACTGAAGGTGTTCAGGCCCTGAAATACTACGCTGAACTGTACACCAAGTACAAAGCCCCCACCGATGGCTGGCCCGACATCGAAGCTGCTCTGGACAGTGGCGACGCTGCCCTGACCTCCACTGGTCCCTGGACCCTGGCCAGCATTGACGCCTCCAGACCCAAGCTGCAAGGCAAATGGGGAATTGCCAAAATGCCTGCTGGACCCAGTGGAAAATCCACTGCTTTCATTGGTGGCTCCACCATCATGGTGATGTCCTACAGCAAAAACAAAGACCTCGCCATGAAGTACCTGCAGCACCTGTACACCACCAGTGCCGCTCGCGCCATGATCAACGCTTCCACCAAACTGGGCTCCCTCTGGATTCCTGCCCGCACCGATCTGGCCTCCCTGCTCAACCTGCCTGCTGATCGCAAGTCTGCCCTGATTGCCCAGCTGAAAGACGCCGAAGGCCCCTCCAACTGCCCCGGTTGGGAAGAGTCCGGCGATGCTGTGACCCAGGCCATCCAGCAAGTCATCTTCTCCGGTCAAGATCCCAAAGCTGCTCTGGATGCGGCTGCGAAAGTCATGGACCGCAACCTCGCCAAACGATAA
- a CDS encoding LacI family DNA-binding transcriptional regulator, with protein sequence MSAPLRPKADRPSIRDVATAAGVSIATVSRALKNQPGLTEVTRQQILDVAQSLGYNLTSLKPNRIKRMGFFIHREHTTLQSNPFYFPVLHGAESICNREEVILTYSSVDESDAIGKIVDLHGLDALMLVGYFTPEVVQRFLMTGRPMVLVDHHHQNIHSVNTDNFMGAYLVTQHLIAMGKNHIAFIDGQDSHYSIQQRFAGFLHALQDAGREFDERYRVARDPVDAPEGAYLAMETLLELPQPPDAVFAFNDMSALVAIKACQDHGIKVPEQVAVVGFDNIPQASHSHPSLTTVHVDKEVLGREGARLLMGALEPRQVVIPVQLMIRQSSRLIHKRRRR encoded by the coding sequence ATGTCCGCCCCTTTGCGTCCAAAAGCTGACAGGCCGAGCATTCGGGATGTGGCCACTGCGGCTGGAGTTTCCATTGCGACAGTGTCCAGAGCCCTGAAAAACCAGCCAGGTCTGACCGAAGTCACACGCCAGCAAATTCTGGATGTGGCCCAGTCGTTGGGATACAACCTGACCAGCTTGAAGCCCAATCGGATCAAGCGGATGGGATTCTTCATACACAGGGAACACACCACATTGCAAAGCAATCCGTTTTATTTTCCTGTGTTGCATGGTGCTGAAAGCATTTGCAACAGGGAAGAGGTCATCCTCACCTATTCTTCCGTGGATGAAAGCGATGCCATTGGTAAGATTGTGGACTTGCATGGATTGGATGCACTGATGTTGGTTGGATATTTCACACCCGAAGTGGTGCAACGTTTTCTGATGACAGGCAGGCCGATGGTCCTTGTGGATCACCACCACCAGAACATCCACTCGGTCAACACCGACAATTTCATGGGTGCTTATCTGGTGACCCAGCACCTGATTGCCATGGGCAAAAACCACATTGCATTCATTGATGGGCAGGACAGCCATTACAGCATTCAGCAGCGTTTTGCTGGTTTCTTGCATGCCCTTCAGGACGCAGGACGGGAATTTGATGAAAGATATCGGGTTGCCAGAGATCCTGTCGATGCGCCAGAAGGTGCTTATCTTGCGATGGAAACCCTGTTGGAGCTTCCACAACCTCCAGATGCTGTGTTTGCTTTCAATGACATGTCTGCTCTGGTGGCCATCAAGGCCTGTCAGGACCATGGCATCAAAGTGCCAGAGCAGGTGGCTGTGGTGGGTTTTGACAACATTCCACAGGCTTCGCACAGCCACCCATCCTTGACCACGGTGCATGTGGACAAAGAGGTGCTGGGGCGCGAAGGGGCACGGCTTTTGATGGGTGCTCTGGAACCCAGACAAGTGGTGATTCCCGTCCAATTGATGATTCGCCAGAGCAGCCGACTGATCCACAAGCGCCGCAGAAGATGA